The Streptomyces cathayae DNA segment CTTCCTCCAGGTGAACAGGCGGCGTATCCGGCCCTGGCCCTGCCCGCCCGACGAACGGCCCTCGGATGCCGCACGGTGCCCCCCGCGCTGTCGTGCGCGTCGTTCTTCCGCTCGTCCCATGGGTCCGCTCTGCTCCGCTTCGTTCATGTGTGCGTGACTGCCACACGGATTCGCCACTCAGGTCAACTCCGCAAGCTAACACCGAGAGGTATGACAAACGGCTGCCGATCCGGTCTTTACGGACGTGACAATCAGCACCCGCCCCACTGGAACCGACGTGCGAAGGGTGGCCAAGGTTGCCATGACCCGTTAAAGTGATATCACTTGGATAGGCAGGCGCTAGCGGCACGAAACCGTGCGGCGGGCGCCCCGAAAGGCGGGGGAACACCCATGTCCACACATGACGCGCAGGTCACGGCCGTGGTGCCGGAGATGCCGGCACCACGCGTACGGGAGAAGGCGGCGCACAGCATCGGCGGCGGGCTGGCCCTGATCCTCGGACTGGCCGGGCTGCTGCTCGGCATCGGACTGGCCGTCAGCGCCGCGGCGGTCACCGGGGACGGACTGAAGGCCCTGCTGATCATCAGCGGCATCCTGATCGCCATAGCCGCGTTCCTCGCGATGTGCGGGCTGAACATGGTGGCGCCGGGCGAGGCCCGCGTGGTCCAGCTCTTCGGGCGGTACCGGGGCACGATCCGGCAGGACGGCCTGCGCTGGGTGAACCCCTTCACCTCGCGCACCAAGATCTCGACCCGCGTACGCAACCACGAGACCGCGGTCCTCAAGGTGAACGACGCCTACGGCAACCCCATCGAGCTCGCCTCGGTCGTGGTGTGGCGGGTGGAGGACACCGCGCAGGCCACCTTCGAGGTGGACGACTACGTCGAGTTCGTCTCCACCCAGACCGAGGCCGCCGTCCGGCACATCGCCATCGAGTACCCCTACGACGCCCACGAGGAGGACGGCCTCTCGCTGCGCGGCAACGCCGAGGAGATCACCGAGAAGCTCGCGGTCGAGCTGCGCGCCCGGGTGGAGGCGGCCGGCGTCGAGATCATCGAGTCCCGCTTCACCCACCTCGCCTACGCGCCCGAGATCGCCTCGGCGATGCTCCAGCGGCAGCAGGCGGGCGCGGTCGTGGCGGCCCGGCAGCTGATCGTGGAGGGCGCCGTGGGCATGGTCGAGACGGCACTGGCCCGGATCACCGAGCACGACATCGTGGAGCTGGACCCCGAGCGCAAGGCCGCGATGGTGTCCAACCTGATGGTGGTGCTCTGCGGCGACCGCGCCCCGCAGCCGGTCCTCAACACGGGGTCCCTCTACCAGTGACCACCCCCTCCGATCCCCCCTCCGAGGGCAAGGCCCCTCGGCGCAGGCCGCAGCAGCAGCGCAAGCAGGTGCTGCTGCGGCTGGACCCGCTGGTGTACGAGGCGCTGGCGCGGTGGGCCAACGACGAGCTGCGCTCGGCCAACGCGCAGATCGAGTTCCTGCTGCGCCGCGCCCTCGCGGAGGCGGGCCGTCTCCCCGGCGAGGCGGGCCCCCTCCCCCGCCGAGGCCGCCCCCCGGCCCAGCCGCCCGGCACACAGCCGCCCGGCACACAGCCTCCCGCCCAACCTCCTGGCGACACCCCTCCCGGGCCCACGCCACCTCAGTGACAGAACCGTGACAACGGGCCCCCACCTGGGCTTCCGCACCCTCTCCGGCGCTCTGCACACGCGGTGTATACACGGAGCGTATACACCGTGTGTAGAGTCCTTCGCATGTCCATCGGTCACACCCTCCTCGGGCTCCTGGAGTCCGGCCCCCGCCACGGTTACGACCTGAAGCGGGCCTTCGACGCGACGTTCGGTCACGACCGGCCGCTGCACTACGGCCAGGTCTACTCGACGATGTCCCGCCTGCTGAAGAACGGGCTCGTCGAAGTCGACGGCATCGAGGCCGGCGACGGCCCCGAGCGCAAGCGGTACGCGATCACCGAGGCCGGCGTCACCGACGTCGCGCGCTGGCTCGCCACACCGGAGAAGCCGGAGCCGTACCTCCAGTCGACGCTCTACACCAAGGTGGTCCTCGCGCTGCTCACCAGCCGCGACGCCGCCGACATCCTCGACACGCAGCGTTCCGCGCATCTGCGCGGCATGCGCGTCCTCACCGAGCGCAAACGCCAGGGCGACCTGGCCGACCAGCTCATCTGCGACCACGCCCTTTTCCACCTCGAGGCCGATCTGCGCTGGCTGGAACTCACCGCCGCGCGCCTCGACAAGCTCCGTGAGGCGGTCACCCGATGACGATCCCCGCCGGATCCCTGCTCGTCGCCCGGGACCTGCGCAAGGCGTACGGTCCGACCACCGCGCTGGACGGCGCCGCGTTCTCCATCCACCCCGGCGAGGTGGTCGCCGTGATGGGCCCCTCCGGGTCGGGCAAGTCGACCCTGCTGCACTGCCTCGCCGGGATCGTCACCCCCGACTCCGGCTCCATCACGTACGACGGGCGCGAACTGACCGCGATGAACGACTCCGAGCGCAGCAGGCTCAGGCGCTCGGAGTTCGGCTTCGTCTTCCAGTTCGGCCAGCTCGTGCCGGAGCTGACCTGCGTGGAGAACGTCGCCCTGCCGATGCGGCTGAACGGCACGCCCCGCAGGGAGGCCGAACGGGCCGCCCTGTCCTGGCTCGAACGCCTCGAGGTGGACGACGTGCGCAAGAAGCGGCCCGGTGAGGTCTCCGGCGGTCAGGGCCAGCGGGTCGCCGTGGCCAGGTCGCTGGTCACCGGCCCGCGGCTGCTGTTCGCCGACGAGCCGACCGGCGCGCTGGACTCGCTCAACGGCGAGCGCGTGATGGAACTGCTCACCGAGGCCGCCCGGTCCACCAACGCCGCCGTCGTCCTCGTCACCCACGAGGCGCGGGTCGCCGCGTACTCCGACCGCGAGATCGTCGTGCGCGACGGGAAGTCCCGGGACATGGAGCACGCCGTATGAGCGAGACCGAGGAGCGGGTCCGCACCGCCCCCGCCGTCCCCGCGGCCCGCGCCGAGCCGAAGCTCCGTGTCGTGGCCCGGGACCTGGGCATGGGCCTGCGGTTCGCCCTGGCCGGCGGACGTGAGGGATGGGTCCGGGCCCTGCTCACCGGCGTCGGCGTCGGCCTCGGGGTGGCACTGCTGCTGCTCACCGCCGCCCTGCCCGGCGTACTGACGGAGCGGGACCGGCGGGAGGAGGCGCGGCTCGACTGGCCCTTCAGCACGGAGGTCGTACCGCAGGCCGACGACACGCTGCTCATCGCGCGTACCGACACCGAGTTCCGGGACCAGGACATCCGCGGCCGGCTCCTTGAGGCGGAGGGCCCCCAGGCCCCGCTGCCGCCGGGTCTGAGCGAGTTCCCCGCGGTCGGCGAGATGATCGTCTCCCCCGCGCTGAAGGACCTGCTCGCATCGGACGACACGGGTCTGCTGCGTGAGCGGCTGCCGCACGACATCACCGGGACGATCGGCGAGCAGGGGCTCATCGGTTCGCAGGAGCTCGCCTACTACGCGGGCGGCGCGGGGCTCGCCGGAGAGATCAACTCGTCGGCGGTGCGCCTCGACACCTTCGGCACCCCGGCCGGGCAGGCCTCCGAGGAGGAGAACGACCCGGTGCTCATGCTCCTGGTCCTGGTCGTCTTCGTGGTGCTGCTGACGCCGGTCGCCGTGTTCATCGCGACCGCCGTACGGTTCGGCGGGGAGCGGCGCGACCGCAGGCTGGCGGCGCTGCGGCTGGTCGGCTCCGACGCCGCGGCCACCCGGCGGATCGCGGCGGGCGAGGCGCTCGCCGGGTCGTTGCTCGGACTGGTCCTCGGTACGGTCTTCTTCCTGATCGGACGGGAGGTCGCCGCCTCCGTCGAGATATTCCACATCAGCGTGTTCCCGAGCTATCTGAACCCCTCGCCGCTGCTGGCGCTGCTGGTCGCGGTGGCTGTTCCGGCCGCCGCGGTGCTGGTCACGCTGCTCGCGATGCGCGGGGTCGTCATCGAACCGCTGGGCGTGGTGCGCACGGCACGGCCGGCCCGGCGCCGGCTGTGGTGGCGGCTGCTGCCGCCGCTGGCCGGCGTCGTGATGCTCTATCCGATGGTCGGACAGGGCCGCGAGAACGGGGAGTTCAACGAGTACCTGGTCGCCGGTGGTGTCCTGCTGCTGCTCATCGGGATCACCGCGCTGCTTCCGTGGATCGTGGAGGCGGTCGTCTCCCAGCTCGGCAAGGGCAGCGTGTCGTGGCAACTGGCGGTACGCCGCCTGCAGTTGAGTAGCGGCGCGGCGGCCAGGATGGTCAACGGGATCGCGGTGGCGGTGGCCGGCGCGATCGCGCTCCAGATGCTGTTCGCCGGCGTCGAGGGTGACTACACCGAGGACACCGGGCTCGACGTGTCGCTGGCCCAGGCGCAGGTGAGTCTGCCGGACGGTCAGGAGCTCGCCCCCGCCGCCGACAGGCTGGCGCACACCAAGGGGGTGAGCAAGGTCTACGCGCTGTCCTACGGCTACGTCGCCGAACGGCCCTGGGAAAAGCAGGAGCCGGGTGAGGTCGCCGTCGTGACCGTCGCCGACTGCGCGACCCTGCGCACGGTGGCGGAGTTCCCCTCGTGCGAGGACGGCGACGTGTTCGCGGTGTCGGGCGCCGAGTACGACACCGGCACCGCGGTGCTGAACCGGCCGGGCCGGGATCTCCACTTCGAGGTGTCCGACCCCTCTACTGCCTCCGGCTACGGCAAGGGCTTCCGCTGGGCGGTCCCCGGGGGCGTCAAGCAGGCCCGGTCGATTCCGGACCCGGCGAGCCATGAGCGCGGTGGCTTCCTGCTGACCCCGGGCGCGGTGCCGGCGGGGATGGCGGCCATGCTCTCCGCCGAGCTCTACCTCGAGGTCGACGACTCGGTGCCGTACGCCATGGAGCACGTGCGCAACACGGCCGCCGCGATCGACCCGTTGACGGACACGGTCAGGTGGACCGCCCTCAAGCGTTCCTCCTCCTACGACACCATCCGCACCGGCCTGTTCGTCGGCGCGGCCTGTGTGCTGCTGCTGATCGGGGTGAGCCTGCTGGTCTCCCAGCTGGAGCAGTTGCGCGAACGCCGCAAGCTGCTGTCGGCGCTGGTCGCCTTCGGCACCCGGCGGCGCACGCTGAGCCTGTCGGTGCTGTGGCAGACGGCCGTCCCGATCGGTCTGGGGCTGCTGCTGGCCGCGGCGGTGGGCGTCGCGCTGGGCGCGGTCCTGCTGCGGATGACCGGGACGTCGGTACGGGTGGACTGGGCGAGCCTGTTCCAGATGACCGGCGTCGGGGCAGGCGTCGTCCTGGCGGTGACCCTGCTGAGCCTGCCGCCCCTGCTGCGCATGATGCGCCCGGACGGCCTCCGCACGGAGTGACCGGCGCGGCGGCCGGTCCCGGGCAGCCACGGGGTGCCCGGGACCGGCCGCCGCCCCTGGCAGCATGGAACGCGTCCGGCCCACGGGAGGCCCGGGAAGCCCGGGATGCCTTCGCCGCCCAGAGGAGCGTGTCCGCCATGTCGTTCGAGTCCCTCAAGTCCCGCCTCCCCGACTACGCCCGGGACCTGACGCTCAACCTGGACGCGGCCATCGGCCGCTCGGACCTGCCGGTCCAGCGGCTGTGGGGCACGGTGCTGTCGACGGCGATCGCCTCGCGCTCGGCCGTCGTCCTGCGCGAGCTGGAGCCGGAGGCGCGGGCGGTCCTGTCGCCCGAGGCGTACCGGGCGGCGAAGACCACCGCCTCGGTGATGGCGCTGAACAACGTCTTCTTCCGGACCCGCCACCTGCTGTCGGACAAGGAGTACGGCAACCTGCGCACGGGCCTGCGGATGAACGTCCTCGGCGACCCGGGCGTCGACC contains these protein-coding regions:
- a CDS encoding SPFH domain-containing protein — protein: MSTHDAQVTAVVPEMPAPRVREKAAHSIGGGLALILGLAGLLLGIGLAVSAAAVTGDGLKALLIISGILIAIAAFLAMCGLNMVAPGEARVVQLFGRYRGTIRQDGLRWVNPFTSRTKISTRVRNHETAVLKVNDAYGNPIELASVVVWRVEDTAQATFEVDDYVEFVSTQTEAAVRHIAIEYPYDAHEEDGLSLRGNAEEITEKLAVELRARVEAAGVEIIESRFTHLAYAPEIASAMLQRQQAGAVVAARQLIVEGAVGMVETALARITEHDIVELDPERKAAMVSNLMVVLCGDRAPQPVLNTGSLYQ
- a CDS encoding PadR family transcriptional regulator produces the protein MSIGHTLLGLLESGPRHGYDLKRAFDATFGHDRPLHYGQVYSTMSRLLKNGLVEVDGIEAGDGPERKRYAITEAGVTDVARWLATPEKPEPYLQSTLYTKVVLALLTSRDAADILDTQRSAHLRGMRVLTERKRQGDLADQLICDHALFHLEADLRWLELTAARLDKLREAVTR
- a CDS encoding ABC transporter ATP-binding protein gives rise to the protein MTIPAGSLLVARDLRKAYGPTTALDGAAFSIHPGEVVAVMGPSGSGKSTLLHCLAGIVTPDSGSITYDGRELTAMNDSERSRLRRSEFGFVFQFGQLVPELTCVENVALPMRLNGTPRREAERAALSWLERLEVDDVRKKRPGEVSGGQGQRVAVARSLVTGPRLLFADEPTGALDSLNGERVMELLTEAARSTNAAVVLVTHEARVAAYSDREIVVRDGKSRDMEHAV
- a CDS encoding ABC transporter permease, producing MSETEERVRTAPAVPAARAEPKLRVVARDLGMGLRFALAGGREGWVRALLTGVGVGLGVALLLLTAALPGVLTERDRREEARLDWPFSTEVVPQADDTLLIARTDTEFRDQDIRGRLLEAEGPQAPLPPGLSEFPAVGEMIVSPALKDLLASDDTGLLRERLPHDITGTIGEQGLIGSQELAYYAGGAGLAGEINSSAVRLDTFGTPAGQASEEENDPVLMLLVLVVFVVLLTPVAVFIATAVRFGGERRDRRLAALRLVGSDAAATRRIAAGEALAGSLLGLVLGTVFFLIGREVAASVEIFHISVFPSYLNPSPLLALLVAVAVPAAAVLVTLLAMRGVVIEPLGVVRTARPARRRLWWRLLPPLAGVVMLYPMVGQGRENGEFNEYLVAGGVLLLLIGITALLPWIVEAVVSQLGKGSVSWQLAVRRLQLSSGAAARMVNGIAVAVAGAIALQMLFAGVEGDYTEDTGLDVSLAQAQVSLPDGQELAPAADRLAHTKGVSKVYALSYGYVAERPWEKQEPGEVAVVTVADCATLRTVAEFPSCEDGDVFAVSGAEYDTGTAVLNRPGRDLHFEVSDPSTASGYGKGFRWAVPGGVKQARSIPDPASHERGGFLLTPGAVPAGMAAMLSAELYLEVDDSVPYAMEHVRNTAAAIDPLTDTVRWTALKRSSSYDTIRTGLFVGAACVLLLIGVSLLVSQLEQLRERRKLLSALVAFGTRRRTLSLSVLWQTAVPIGLGLLLAAAVGVALGAVLLRMTGTSVRVDWASLFQMTGVGAGVVLAVTLLSLPPLLRMMRPDGLRTE
- a CDS encoding carboxymuconolactone decarboxylase family protein yields the protein MSFESLKSRLPDYARDLTLNLDAAIGRSDLPVQRLWGTVLSTAIASRSAVVLRELEPEARAVLSPEAYRAAKTTASVMALNNVFFRTRHLLSDKEYGNLRTGLRMNVLGDPGVDRVDFEFWAFAVSAVNGCGLCLDAHESVLRKAGVEREVVQEAIRIAAVVQAVAATLEAEAALAE